ACATGGACTAAAACTAGACAAACAGTTGATCAGGAAAGCTCATTCTTTACCTTGGACAGTGACAAGACATGCTAGCTTTTACAAGGGCTACCAAGTGTATTTCACAATGTAGGAGCCATGCACCTTGGAAGACTGACAACAAAGGAACTGTTTCATCATGACATAGAAGTCAGTTTATACAGTTGACATGACATGCACATCAACTCCTGTTTGCATTAGTTCTGGCCTTGTCTACTCATTACAAGCCAAATGTGTGCAACATCCACTTGACTAACAGGCAGACAGTGGGGCCAAATGGTCAGCCATCTTTATTATGAAACAATATTGGGACCAGCTCAAACAGCTGTTACATGGAGGACTTAATGGCCACTGCAGTCTTTTTCCATGTCTTGACCCATCCCCTAGACAGCCACCTCTCTCCTAGCTGCCTTCAAGGTGCTTGTTACTAAGCCTCCTTCAACAGCTGAGCTCCATTCCAGCTGAGTGCATCGCTTTCCAGGTTCTCCTTCCCCTCTGGATGACGTTAGTCTCTATCAGATGGGGATCTGACAATCTACCACTGGAATATGTCTCAGTGTGATAAAGGGCTGTTTCTAATGTGACAGCTCATTATACTGTCCTGTCCAACAATGGGAGGGGGGGCATGCATGAAAGATTCAAATAAACTCAACAGGCTCTTCCCATTTCCCACCAGTTTTATATATCAAGTGccaattaaaacaatttaaggTTGAGGAAGCAAATTATTAACAAGAAGAAGTAAATCACAGTAGGCATTTGTGATCAAGGAAACAGTTTTAACAGCATGGTCCTAGAGTGCAACTGATCTCTGCTGCAAAAAAGCCCATTGAAGGACATGTGAGAATTGTGCAGATAGTGCTGCTCAATTTGTCCTTAAGAGTCTGCTGATAACTGCATGCTTGGAGACCAGCTGTTTTACTGCTCAACAATGTTCTGATGCATGTTCAGCAATAACAACTCAATTAAGATAAGGCCTGCCATTGTTTCTGCTCACTGGATTATAAGCTGTACCTTTCGGTCATGTTTTTTAGCTGAAAATATTGAGAGTGGggcaaaagaagaaagaagagtaattaaacaattttcctgctctgatatatatataattttttttttccccagaaaaAACTGTCTAATTGAGGGCTATTAAACACATGTTCTTTATATATgttaacagaaaatgaacatattaGTTGGAGTATTTCCACCTAAATCTCCATCTGACCATCTTGTTTCCTTAgaatttcttttcctgtttttcacttTAGGAAAACAGTAGAAAGTTAGAAATGATCTGGATGTTtatggaagaggaggaagagggagaggaagctGTCTGATCCACAGAAAGTCCTGAATGGGGAGGGAGGTTGAGGCTGCCCAGCTTCAAttagtgggggggggggggggcagatgTAGGGGGGAGTAGAAAGGCAAGAGAAAGATTGGTATTTTGGTCAGGCAGGTGTGGGAgaaggagagggggagaaaCAGAGAGGGCTACACGCTTGTCAGGTGGTCAGTCCATTGGCCGTTTTTCgctgtgtttctttgtaaacTCTTCAGCATTCTTCAAGAATTTTTTACGGTCCTTTGAGTATTCTTCTGCTAGGTCTGCCCTCAGAGGATGCTCCGGCTGGGGGTCATTCACTAGCGCAATGAGGGACTGAATTACTgcaagacacacagacatagagaAGTCAAGTCAGATACCTACAGTGTTTTTGCCAGCATGGTGAAAACACCCCTGCCATGGTCTTTAAAGTTGCTTCATTTTTATTGGACTagttttaaaatggaaatgatgGATATCTCCTAGTGGTGCCTTCATGTGAAGGTCACTATTCAGCTGCCAAAATAATATATGAGGTaagatataatatatattatttataatatgaTTTGCTTCTAACATCATAATAAGCCCAGGCCAGTAAATCACTGGTGttatggataaaaaaaaaaaaacactgtattaacagacacatgaaaaaaaaaaaaaaaaaaaaaaaaaaaaatgactgagtCAAAACACTTCCTTGTAGATGAAAGACACTGCAACTTCACCAGCCTTTGAATCCAGCAGGCAGTTGCTATTGGCATGAAATAAGTTATATAAGCATCCTACTCACTTTCAGCAAGGAGGAGGGCTACCCTTATGACCAAGTGTGACATCTGACTGTTTTAtgacacagagcagcacagtagAAGTTATAGACCTGTACTTTCCCTGATAGTTAAGATGTGTAGTTTCTGGGCCGTGGAAAACCGTAATACCAAAATCAGTACAACTTCAAGTGAAGGCTTTGTATTGGGAAAGAACCGGTATAATACATTATTATGCTTTATACTAACTCTGTCTCTACAGTACATAGACTAAGTTAATTAGAATGCTAGTAGTTCTGCCACTTACCTGTGTGATATTATCcaatcacttttttttaaataaatctctATAATATAGCTCTGTATCCagtagcctggccagccagacccatTCACTTTCTTAGTCAAAGAAAGTGGGCCTGGACCCCTTGCGAAGGGAGTCTCTTCCTGTGGCTTCAAATGAGTCGGGCCTatcacagccatttatctgcaatggggcaaATTGGCTATCCAGGTGAAACATAATGCTGCcacttctctgttttctctgacacatttttttattgttgatatGCTTTGtttagtcatttgtttttaatgctgtgaagcactttggtcaacttaGGTTGTTGTAAGGTGcgatataaataaaatttgattgACTGATTAAACATGATTGTTTTCAAGTAAGAGTTTCAGTCTGCACTCACAGAGGACCCTTGAGTaacacatacagtggtgtgaaaaagtgttcctgatttctttctcatttgtttttgaatatcTTTGGATcttggcatgatgtctagcttttgaggatcttttggtatacctcactttgtcaggcaggtcctatttaagtgatttcttgaaACAGGTGTGGTAGTAATCAtacctgggtgtggctagaggaattgaactccGGTATGATAAACCGCAGTTAAACAGACAGACAATTTGCAGCGCAACGCAGCAAATGTGCAGTGTGGAAATATTTGAACTTATAAAAGGAAAACTGTCCAGTAGCCAGATGTAGTGCCAGCAATGTGAGCACACACATTCAATACAACCAATTTGACATGACATCTACAAATAAACACTCTGCTGAATACGGTGAGTTCATTTTACTGTAATGCTACATTAAGcagtatttgatttttatttgttactTCTGTGAATGTTAAGGTTAAGCTACTATACCTCCTTGTAGCACGCACTCACTATTAAATGACTCAGATCGGTCTCTCTCCAACACCAACACACCCACCTTGGTCAGTTTTGGTGGCAGGCTTCCAGTTCTCTGCGCTGATCACAGGCAAGCACACCTGGCCCTTCTCATCAATGTTGGGGTGATAGATCTTTGTCTTGAACGTGATCTTGGGAGGTTTGAAGGGATACTCAGTAGGGAAAATAATTTCAATCCTGAATGCACCTTTGTCATAAGGAGGGTTGTCCTGAAAAAAGAGGTTAATTAAAAGAAAGTTTAGGCCTACAGACATCACAGCAGACAAACTGGGAATGGCTACTTACAGGAACAATGAGCCCTTGCCATGACAATAGGTTTGATTCCTCAACTTGAATGTTTCTGAAGTTTTTCATTCCAGATGTGCGAATCTCTTCAAGTTCCTGACAAAATAAGCAGACAAATTTTATAACACAACTGAATATTATCAAGACAGGGAAGCGATGATctgatatttatattaaattcctgatattttttaaattctaactCTTCACACTGGGAAAAGGAGCTCTGACtgcttgtctttctctcactgcCACACAGACAATAAAGAAAAGGGCGTGCAACGGATCGCAGTTCATCTATGATCCATGTGGGTCACGACCCATGGTTCGGCACACACGTGACCCGCAAATTAATAActcattttttaaacttgtagATTAATCTTAAATTTTTAATGATCGCACAGAAAAAGTTTTTTCGGCcaatattgcatttttaaataattaattaatcaatcaaCAACAATGGCTAGCCGAGAAACAGAAGAACTTGAAAAGCCACCCGCATCATTCAAATCGCATGTATGGGAGCATTTCGGCTTCCCTGTGATGTGAAGTATAATAGGTCTACTCTCTCCCCAGAGAATGTAGACCTCatctttttgaaaaaaaaattgtcatcaTTATAAGGTTTTTACAGTTACAATCAGTAAGCGAGGCTTCCAAACTTAAGACCAGGGCAGATGAGAAATCTGTGGCTACCACCAAGCTGCCACGCAACAATTTGCACTGCACTAGTAACTTGGGGCACAATGGGAAATTGAACTGAGGTAATCATGTTAACCCTGTGTAATAGAGGGagcatgtactgtactgtaccttTCTACACTCTAAAAACAGTTTGAGAGGAAATTATGTCAAAAAAGCAACAACtaaacatgacaaacaaaacGTCATGGCAGCCTAAAgcagcataaaacagttttttccccctcttttctTAAATAGTAAAGCCAAAAATAGGGGCCAGGATCAATGGGATCTAAAACAGTGCAGACCTGAATCAATAGCATCTACTAAGGCTGcaactaataataaaacaactaaaaatcAATTATAAAATAGTTGAAAACAGTTAATAGATTCTAGTTACTTTGTGTGAGACAGCAATGCAAGACAGCACTGAGTTCATCACTGAGAAAAGTCAAAGCATTTGCAAAATGGCAGACAGAGAATACAGAATGTGCTAAAGCAGATAAAAGTGGCTAATGAAATCCAAGATCATGTTATACTACAGATTGAAAACAACACTATTAGGTGCTAAGGATAATAGTCTGATCTGTTATGGCACGGGAGCATGGCGGTGGTATTAATGCATAAGCATGTGAAGAGACACTGAGCTGCAGATGAAGACAAATGTAAAATTGTGTAGAATACAAAAAGCCACCTCAATTTACAGTATATGGGTATCATTAAGGACGTCACAATATCACAACGTCACGATACCAATATATAATGCCATATACTGCAATACtcaacatcattttaaaaatagtgctGAAAATATAACTTGCTGTGTACCACTTAGGTAGGGCTTGGCGAtatggccaaaaaaaaaaaaaaaaaaaaaaaaaaaaaaaaatccgatttacaatttaaatctttttttttcctggcgGGTGTGCTTGTGCTGCCATGGCCTTATTCATTTCATAGGGCACAACATCTCTCCCACTTGGCAGCATGCTTCTCTctgaggtgctgcagtaaattggtTGTACTGCTACCTTTGCTAGCAATAGACAACACACTGTTTGTTCTGCGTCCAACACCACATAACCGAACCAATTCCAAATTACGTATGAAACTGTGCCTTTCTTGGGAATGAGTTCTTCCCTGTTCGCTgacatgtttgttgttgtttcaaaCAAGTCGCTGTAAACTACACATTTGAGTTGATCGATAAAATCAGTTTATCGCCCAGCTCTACACTTAGGCAAGTAATCAGTAATCTAGTAATAGGAAGGCACATCTCAGTATATTAGTAACTGAGTTAAACTACTTTGATTAAATTTGAAGAGCACATAATTCTTATGCAGTATGAACATGAAAAAGTGTATATGTCAGTATTCTTACATTCATATATGCTATACCAATCAAAAgtgtaagttttttttaacatttttatatgcattttaagggttatattgatgaccttggtgtcatttgaaggaaaagctttccagtttattattgcacgatgtaaaatatgaaatatgactcccctccccacTCTAACTTCGTCCGCTGTGTGCCCACTGTTGTCAAGGCAACTTACTGTAGCGGTGGGGGCTGTTTAAATCCCCCTTACCCTTTGTCGGCTATACAGTGTGATACATTGCTGGAAAGGGCGTTTCATTGACTACAATATACGccagtcatcattgacaaacaatgcaaCTGGCTGGttctactgtcattagaagttcGTCTATCCCACGGGTGGGATTTCGTCTCAGTGGTGATTTCTATTGGTTTTATGCTTAGTTACGCTGTAAAACGTAACAAGCACATTTGATTGAGggctcatgtgattcacagaagcttgctatgtcaatctttattgaataaacagcaaaatcaTCTATAAAACGTTTCATGAGGAcgacgatggttttatggatttactcagggataatacgtcttttggactaaaacatggatgcactatgttccctggattctaacaaaaaaaaattatatgcAACACTTgatgtttcagtacatgtaCGAAGTAACACGACTGAAAAGGTAAGAACAGTGTTTTTTCCAATATTTGGactgttgttaaacattaagaaactgtagtcgctgtgataattcaatcctaaattgctttataccatttgaatcgtgagactttatgCTTTAATTTGATATATGGTTTGccggactttattcaaatttgtccgacgatcttttgtaataaatttggaAATGCAATTTTATCCCAGGCCTGGGACTGGGGTAACTAGGTGGCCCCAGCTCATGCACAGAAGATTGCAGTCATTTGTGTTCAAATTCAAGTCTTTTCttactgaactaaaatgtaGAGTTTGGTGCTaccagaaaacaacacaagggTGTCCAGTACCTCACTGCTGGACTAAGCAGTCTGACTCACAGCTTACAATTTGGAAAATTCAGCAAATTAATTCCACAgctcaggagaaaaacaaaattgcaTGTATGGGTTATTCATATTCAGTATACACATGAAAAATGTACCTTAAACCTCAGCTCGTGATTCGGTTGTGCATTTTTAACAATGCTACAAGGGTGCAGATCtggggagatttttttttttaaaaaagcaccaTCAAATATGTAACCTTCTGTGCACAGCACAAGCTTAGGTAGATGTAAGCTTGTAGATGCCATTTGCCTCAGCTCTACAGGTTGTGTAGAGACTGCTAACTTTTCACCTTGGTGTCTTTGTAGGTGAACCTACAAGTTGGTCGTGCTGCCTTAATGCCATATTGGAACAATAGGCAAtaggccatctgccttgaccggttggggtgagtggatagagtagagagaaaagaacagttaATGCATGCACAGTTAATGCACAAATGTCTGTTATAGTTTTTCTTTCctaaaattaagaaaatcaGCCATGCATATCGCCTCCAAATAATCAGCTGAACTGGATTTTGACAATCGCTATCGGCATCGGCCATAGAAAAACCCACATCGGTCAACCTCCatcataaacatatatatatatatatctctatatGGGGCGAGAGACAGCAGTATCTATATAAATATGTGCATTGTTGTATTCAGTCTTTAATACAGCTTGAATATCTAAAGCAAATGCATTCAGAGTTTTACCATCAAACACAAAGTAATTTCTTCATGCTCATTTTTTAACAATCAATTGATCAATTATATTGATGAAATAAACAATCAACAGATTGAGTATTAAAAAGTTCTTAGTTGCAGGCGTAATCCATACAATACATTCACTTGGTCTGCCTAACAGCTGTAGTTACTTtttaattgtatattttatttaatatacagAACATATGACCAGCTCATCAAAGCTACTGTATTTCTAGAGATCGTTGACAAAGTTTTGAGTTTACTGAGTAGAATGGGTATGTAATAATATGGCTGTTGTTGTAGCAGAATTACAGCCTAACAGTTGGATTGATAATTTTGGTGTGCTGAGAATCTTCCTTAAAGTATGGTGAAGGAAAGTGGGCAGGGTTGAGGGGGAAATCCTGTGCCCCCTTTTCTAACTAGCTTTGAAAGCTAAACATCCCTGTGGGTCATCAGAGTAACACATGCTGCTAGTAAAATCTGATGTCAACAGTACAAAAACAGCTACaccaatatacacacacattacacatatGATAGAAGGGTGATATGTACTTCCTCGTACAGGACTGTATTAACAAATCAATTCTGCTTACGTTGTCATGGTTTTAAATTGCACATGAAGATATACACTGCGCATGACGTAGATTTACACCGCACATGATGTAGGTTTACACCGCACTTTAGGGCTGGGAGATAAACCGATTTTATCGATTAACTCAAATGTGTAGTTTACATCAacttgtttgaatgaaaatcgGTTTTCTCTTTTAACATCTGTCGACGTTCCCCTCTGGGCTCAGCCCCTCCCCCTGCATGTTTGCGATATTAgagatacacaaacaacatgtcagCGAGCAGGAAAGAACTCATTCCCAAGAAAGGCACAGTGTCATACATAATTTGGAATTGGTTCGGTTATGTGGCGTCGGACGCAGAACAAATTACACCAGgctgcaaagtgtgtttgaagtctgtTGCTAGCCAAGGTAGCAGTACGaccaatttactgcagcacagaggCATGCTGCCGAGTGGGAGAGATGTTGAGATCTATGAAATGAATAAGAACGTGGCAACAAAAGCACACCCgccagagggaaaaaaaaaagatttaaaccGTAAATCGGATTTTTTTTTTCGCCCAGCCCTACCGCACATAATATAGAATCATGCAGGCTTACACCGCACATAATGTAGGCTTACACCGCACATGGTGTAGATCTGCATTGCACATCATGATGTAGAATCATGTAGGCTTACGCCGCACATATAGATTTACACCACACATCATGAAGATTTACACTGCACATCAAGTCGATTTACATCTCACCTCGTAGGTTTACATGTATGTAGGTATGTAGGTTTACACCACACGTAGATTTAGCGTTACACCGCACATCACGTAGAATCATGTAGGTTTACACCGCGCACGTAGATATACACCGGACGTAGTTTTACATCACACGTATAATCATGTAGGTTTACACAGCACATGTAGATTTACACGGCACATCATGTTGATTTACATCACACATCGTGTAGGTTTACACCACACGTACATTTACACCGCACATCGTGTAGGTTTAAACGGCACTGATCCTCACCATCCTCTAATAACGGCCTCATAAACGTGGCTAACGCTGAGTTAGCTAGCCAGCTAGCGCAAACGCAGCTAAGACCTGAGAATAGCAACTTAGCCGATTAGCAAACTGCTACTGCTAATTCGGTCTTCCGTTGGCCACATCTAAAACCATTCCTTCAGTCCTACAGCTCACACCGTTAGCTGCATCAAAGTTACTGTTCGCCGTGTTAGTTAGCTCCCTGGTCGTCTTACGAAGCAGATTCTGGACTCGCTGGCCTATCTTGCCGGTGCTGTGACTGCTGCCCCTCGCTAATATTTGGCCGGGTCAGTAATGACCTCTCGTTCTTTTTAAAATCCCGGTAAAACGGCTAAATGCGGCTTTACACAACAACATTACGTAGAGTTTATGAAACACATGCGTTCACTAACGGCCAGCTCATCTTACGTTgaaaacattataaaaataacaaGACCGGAAAATTTACCTTGGCCAACCTCCTGCTCGCCGCCATCTTGAACTTACTGTATGTTCCCAGAATGCACAGCGCGGCGAATATGGGTCGAACATGGATCAGCCGTTAACTCGAGCAGTTATCCATGTTTAAGGGAAATCCTAAATTTCCTTTGACAGCAAGGTCGAGAAGAAAATACTTCTTCCCAGGCTGAGATGGAGAACTGGAAACTTAGTCTTGATATTTCTGAGCGAGCTagagaaactaaaaaaatgcaatttcttAAGAGATTGCGTTGGGATTGTTGGCTGCAGAAAAACTTTGAGCTAAACTGCGTTGCTTGCTGcgaaacagctgcagctggttTGAACTGCTGGACACAGTTGGAATAGCCTGAAACTATAAACTGCACTGATATAGTATATATatctgtcttactgaaacctggctacagcaggatgaatatgtcagtctgaatgaatcaatccCCCTCAATCATAAAAAttatgttcctcgaagcacaggtcgaggtggaggagtagctgcaatcttccacacAAATGTATTAATAAAAATTTCATTcacagaacagttataactcatttgagagcctcactccgagcctctcacatccaaactggaatacacaaaaaccagttctacttgtcattgtgtaccgtccacctgtcccttactcagagtttttaactgaatttccagatttcctgtctgatttagtgcttagttcagataaagtcattatagtgggaaattttaacattcatgtagacgttgaaaattgaaaacagtctcagcactgcatttaattctatattagattcaattggtttcactcaaaatgttaataaacccaggcactgttttaatcacgcccttgatcttgttctgacctatggcatcgaaattgaacatctaatagtttttccccaaaatcctgttttgtcagatcattctttaataacttttgaatttaagatgatggatcatgcagcgtttgtAAGAAAATTCCattacagcagatgtttatctgactacgctgttaatttttgaccaggacatgtcctttaactcacacataaaacaaatctctagaactgcattctttcacctgcacaacatttccaaaatcaggaacatcctgtctcaaaatgatgcagaaaaactagtccatgcatttgttacctcaaggctagattactgtaactcattactatctggatgccccaatatctccataaaaagcctccaattaatccagaatgccgcagccatCAAGCTCAAGTTATCAAGCTCCTGTCCTGtgaaaccagctcccagcctgggttcaggaggcagacactctctgcacttttaaggctagacttaaaaccttcctctttgacaaagcatatagttagggctggcttcaggcaaccctgaaccatcccttagttatgctgctataggcctagactgcccgaggaccatcggtgcactgagctcccctaccccaaccccccccccccccccctttcccctcccctctcctcccacctcatgtatattccaccattgaatgtcactaaccttgtgctctctctctctcccctagtttgtgctctctccctctctctccgttctctctgtaccttctgcaggtgtccctggtcctgg
This window of the Mastacembelus armatus unplaced genomic scaffold, fMasArm1.2, whole genome shotgun sequence genome carries:
- the ube2l3b gene encoding ubiquitin-conjugating enzyme E2 L3b, with amino-acid sequence MAASRRLAKELEEIRTSGMKNFRNIQVEESNLLSWQGLIVPDNPPYDKGAFRIEIIFPTEYPFKPPKITFKTKIYHPNIDEKGQVCLPVISAENWKPATKTDQVIQSLIALVNDPQPEHPLRADLAEEYSKDRKKFLKNAEEFTKKHSEKRPMD